In the genome of Desulfofarcimen acetoxidans DSM 771, one region contains:
- a CDS encoding extracellular solute-binding protein — protein MSDNKHTLRILHAGALRKPIKEISHMLMDICPGIKIDLDYAGSRSCAYAVLDGDDVDIIALADPHIFEELLVPHHVEVFFVFATDQIVIAFDEFSKHSSIINKDNWPAILTKRRVTFGRSDENLDPCGYRTLMVWQLAENHYNIPGLYSDLNQKCSKEFIYPKSIDLAGALLEGRLDYTFIYRSVAKQFGSQYIALPSRINLSNPIYADKYKTTVVKIRNKAGDISQITGAPIEFAVAIPKKSKNIELARKFIDILIGMQGEQVLEKCGLIPC, from the coding sequence ATGTCTGATAACAAACATACCCTAAGAATCCTGCATGCGGGAGCCTTAAGAAAACCCATAAAAGAAATTTCACACATGTTAATGGATATTTGTCCGGGAATCAAAATAGATTTGGATTATGCCGGCTCCAGATCCTGCGCCTATGCTGTGCTGGATGGTGATGACGTCGATATTATAGCACTGGCAGACCCTCATATTTTTGAGGAACTGCTGGTTCCCCACCACGTGGAGGTATTCTTTGTTTTCGCAACTGATCAAATAGTAATTGCTTTTGATGAGTTTTCCAAACACAGTTCAATAATCAACAAAGATAACTGGCCTGCTATTTTAACCAAACGAAGAGTAACCTTTGGACGCTCCGATGAAAATCTTGATCCCTGCGGCTATAGAACTCTGATGGTCTGGCAGTTGGCAGAAAATCATTACAATATTCCCGGTCTATACTCAGACCTGAACCAGAAGTGCTCCAAAGAATTCATTTACCCTAAATCAATTGATTTAGCCGGTGCGCTGCTGGAGGGCAGGCTTGATTACACCTTTATCTATCGCTCCGTAGCCAAACAATTTGGCTCACAGTATATAGCCTTGCCCTCCAGAATAAACCTCTCCAACCCTATCTATGCTGATAAATACAAAACAACAGTTGTTAAGATTAGAAATAAAGCGGGAGATATTTCGCAAATAACCGGGGCACCCATAGAATTTGCTGTTGCTATCCCTAAAAAATCAAAAAATATTGAGCTGGCCAGAAAGTTTATAGACATTCTGATCGGTATGCAGGGAGAACAAGTACTGGAGAAATGCGGTCTGATACCCTGCTAA
- a CDS encoding sulfite exporter TauE/SafE family protein encodes MLFPVSGVDVNPFIPPLVAFLVSSVTASAGVSGAFLLLPFQMSILHYTSPSVSPTNLVYNIVAIPGGLYRFIKEGRMAWPLTWVVVVATLPGVFLGSWIRIYLLKGEKSFKMFVGCVLLYLGIRLITEFTGRAKNQKTQNKALQQKFEEHMKKIKAESNSKMTAGLPVDAVVKTRTFSLKKIEYDFWGETYSFSTMTIFVLALIVGLIGGIYGIGGGAIIAPFCVSILQLPVYTVAGAALAGTFITSIAGVIFYTILASTQVGATANVSPDWLLGFLFGIGGLMGTYCGAYTQKYLKEKTVKAIMAALVLFLAIKYITQFFS; translated from the coding sequence ATGCTTTTTCCTGTCTCAGGAGTAGATGTTAACCCATTTATTCCGCCTTTAGTAGCCTTCCTGGTATCGTCTGTCACAGCCTCAGCCGGGGTATCGGGAGCTTTCTTGCTTTTGCCTTTTCAAATGAGTATCCTGCATTACACCAGTCCTTCCGTAAGCCCGACAAATCTCGTTTACAATATAGTGGCCATTCCGGGAGGACTGTACAGATTCATTAAAGAAGGACGCATGGCCTGGCCCTTGACCTGGGTGGTTGTAGTGGCTACTCTGCCAGGCGTTTTTTTAGGCTCCTGGATCAGGATATATCTTTTAAAAGGTGAAAAATCCTTTAAAATGTTTGTAGGCTGTGTCTTATTGTATCTGGGCATCAGGTTGATAACTGAATTTACCGGAAGGGCTAAAAATCAAAAAACTCAGAACAAAGCCCTGCAGCAAAAATTCGAAGAACATATGAAAAAAATAAAAGCGGAATCCAATAGTAAAATGACCGCAGGCTTACCGGTTGACGCAGTAGTCAAAACCAGAACTTTTTCCCTGAAAAAGATTGAATACGATTTTTGGGGCGAAACCTATTCTTTCAGTACCATGACAATTTTTGTTCTGGCCCTGATTGTGGGACTAATCGGTGGTATTTACGGGATCGGCGGCGGAGCCATTATTGCACCTTTTTGTGTCTCTATCCTGCAGCTGCCGGTTTACACTGTAGCCGGAGCAGCACTGGCCGGTACCTTTATAACTTCCATTGCCGGAGTTATTTTTTATACTATTCTGGCTTCAACACAGGTAGGAGCAACAGCAAACGTTTCCCCTGACTGGTTATTAGGTTTTTTATTTGGCATAGGCGGGCTAATGGGAACCTACTGCGGTGCCTACACTCAAAAATACCTTAAAGAAAAAACAGTTAAAGCCATCATGGCCGCACTGGTGCTTTTCCTGGCAATAAAATATATCACGCAATTTTTTTCTTAA
- a CDS encoding YkgJ family cysteine cluster protein — MLPVDKLYMLINQAETENYFKQLQEIYNKLPDTSCEQCGTCCTVPQPAFLMEYLNIYRFLKNNLQEQLPEILKKAARYYFLELGDINIKCPFLDEENKCAIYPVRPYNCRTFGVLPEKDTVFGTEGQMAALAQKFRSEHDIRLPEEIVNFKLSPCYKVELLNNKKVTRQKLGEYLAEVSKFDGLLLPPEIVEKNLTFIPAAVHLAHTVLSEGARVRKMKVLKEYIDTGKSEALDKYIDDAASFNL, encoded by the coding sequence ATGTTACCGGTGGACAAACTGTACATGCTAATAAACCAGGCTGAAACAGAAAACTATTTTAAACAGCTTCAGGAAATATATAATAAGCTGCCGGACACTTCCTGTGAACAGTGCGGCACCTGTTGTACGGTGCCTCAACCTGCTTTTTTGATGGAGTATCTGAACATATATCGTTTTTTGAAAAACAATTTGCAGGAACAATTACCGGAAATTTTGAAAAAAGCCGCTCGCTATTATTTCCTGGAACTGGGTGACATTAATATTAAGTGCCCTTTTCTAGATGAAGAAAACAAATGCGCTATATACCCGGTCAGACCATATAATTGTCGCACCTTTGGCGTGTTGCCGGAAAAAGACACTGTTTTTGGAACTGAGGGTCAAATGGCAGCTCTAGCGCAAAAATTCCGGAGTGAGCATGATATCCGCTTACCGGAGGAAATTGTTAACTTTAAGTTGTCGCCCTGTTATAAAGTTGAGTTGTTGAATAATAAGAAAGTAACCAGGCAGAAATTGGGCGAGTATCTGGCTGAGGTAAGTAAATTTGATGGTTTGCTGCTGCCTCCGGAAATTGTGGAAAAAAACCTTACCTTTATACCTGCCGCAGTTCACTTGGCTCACACTGTTTTGAGTGAGGGAGCGAGAGTTCGTAAGATGAAAGTGCTGAAAGAGTATATTGATACCGGTAAAAGTGAGGCACTGGATAAATATATTGATGATGCTGCAAGTTTTAATTTGTAA
- a CDS encoding Na/Pi cotransporter family protein: MWNEFFLGLLGGMGLLLFGMQMLSESLQTIAGLRLKIILSTLTKNRFVGMLLGVVITVLFQSSTATSVILVGLTSASIITLNQTLSVLLGSGIGTTITAQLIAFKITEVALPMVGIGAMIIFFTKRVKHRQYGLAILGFGLTFLGLKIMSDTMYPLRDDPFFQHLMVGLENKPFLAMLIASLFAFLVHSSAATIGIIMLLAMQGLTSLESAIFLLFGANIGTCFTAILSSLGSSRESQRVAFAQVLFKIIGVVIMLPIVHPFADFVAMTTSNHGHQVANAHTVYNILVAVVCLPFLNKFESVLSKIIPDKKESKNMQVPRYLNDESIKSPVIGIGLATRETLHMSDHVSDMTFAILKVFKENDPELLEYIMEKEKYVDILARETSQFLAKILRQTLTKADFNRCIGLMNIVNDFEHIGDIIEKYIIDLAKEKYKINFDFSEKGWQELNEMHERVCEIIRMVSIALATNNQDLAREVLSIQPELFKLEKHFRQRHIDRLMEGAQCTEETSSIHLDLINAFLRISDHVKNIANTIVSESLEVDIDFAKREDAFDGYDHAEKNIESIYY, translated from the coding sequence ATGTGGAATGAGTTCTTTTTAGGTCTTTTGGGTGGAATGGGTCTTCTTTTATTTGGAATGCAAATGCTGAGCGAAAGTCTACAGACTATTGCCGGTTTGCGTTTGAAAATTATCTTGAGTACACTGACTAAAAACAGGTTTGTCGGCATGCTCCTGGGAGTAGTTATTACCGTACTTTTTCAGAGCAGTACAGCCACCTCAGTCATACTGGTCGGTCTGACCAGTGCCTCGATAATTACCTTAAACCAGACGTTGAGCGTTTTGCTTGGCTCTGGTATCGGTACAACGATTACTGCCCAGTTAATAGCCTTTAAGATAACGGAAGTTGCCTTACCGATGGTAGGTATCGGTGCAATGATTATCTTTTTTACCAAGCGGGTTAAGCACAGGCAATACGGGTTGGCTATATTGGGTTTTGGCTTGACATTTTTGGGTTTGAAAATTATGTCGGACACCATGTACCCGCTCAGAGATGACCCTTTTTTTCAGCATTTAATGGTGGGTTTGGAGAATAAGCCTTTTTTAGCTATGCTAATTGCTTCCCTGTTTGCCTTTTTGGTACACAGCAGTGCGGCTACAATAGGCATTATTATGCTGCTGGCCATGCAGGGCTTAACATCTTTGGAATCCGCCATCTTTCTTTTGTTTGGAGCAAATATAGGAACCTGTTTTACAGCTATTCTTTCCAGTCTGGGTTCCTCCCGTGAATCACAGAGAGTGGCTTTTGCTCAGGTCTTGTTTAAGATCATAGGAGTAGTAATTATGCTGCCCATTGTTCATCCTTTTGCCGATTTTGTAGCCATGACCACGTCTAATCACGGACACCAGGTAGCTAATGCGCATACCGTGTATAATATTTTAGTTGCTGTTGTTTGTCTTCCGTTTTTGAATAAATTTGAGTCTGTATTGAGTAAGATTATACCTGATAAAAAAGAAAGCAAAAATATGCAGGTTCCACGCTATCTAAATGATGAGTCAATTAAATCACCGGTTATTGGCATTGGCTTAGCTACCAGAGAGACATTGCATATGTCCGATCATGTATCCGACATGACCTTTGCTATTTTAAAGGTTTTTAAAGAAAATGATCCGGAGCTTTTGGAATATATTATGGAAAAGGAAAAATATGTAGATATTTTAGCCAGAGAAACCAGCCAGTTTTTGGCTAAGATTTTGCGGCAGACACTTACTAAAGCGGATTTTAACAGGTGTATTGGTCTAATGAATATCGTCAATGACTTTGAACATATAGGTGATATTATTGAGAAGTATATTATAGACTTGGCCAAAGAAAAGTATAAAATTAATTTTGATTTCTCCGAGAAGGGCTGGCAAGAACTAAATGAAATGCATGAAAGAGTCTGTGAGATAATAAGGATGGTCAGTATTGCTCTGGCCACAAATAATCAGGATCTGGCCCGTGAGGTGCTAAGTATTCAACCGGAGTTGTTTAAACTGGAGAAGCACTTTCGTCAGAGGCACATTGATCGCCTGATGGAAGGCGCTCAATGTACGGAGGAAACCAGTTCCATTCACCTGGATTTGATAAATGCCTTTTTAAGAATAAGCGATCATGTAAAAAATATTGCAAATACCATAGTATCCGAGTCGCTGGAAGTAGATATTGATTTTGCTAAAAGAGAGGACGCCTTCGACGGGTATGACCATGCAGAAAAAAATATAGAAAGTATATACTATTGA
- a CDS encoding universal stress protein, which produces MYKKILVPVDGSEQAAKAALQAAEIASAMGAEITLFHVVVPLTVIDTPSDIKELFMRENQQQGQRILEQARKRIDSYNLTVKTETASGHQAHEICKKAKDNNYDLVVIGSRGLGEIKSFLMGSVSKQVVQHADCPVLIVR; this is translated from the coding sequence ATGTACAAAAAAATACTGGTTCCGGTTGACGGTTCTGAACAGGCCGCCAAGGCTGCTCTGCAAGCCGCAGAAATAGCCTCCGCTATGGGAGCGGAAATAACCTTGTTTCATGTAGTAGTTCCTTTAACAGTGATTGACACACCCAGCGACATTAAAGAACTCTTTATGAGAGAAAACCAGCAGCAAGGGCAGCGCATACTGGAACAGGCGAGGAAAAGAATCGATAGCTATAACTTGACTGTCAAAACAGAAACAGCCTCTGGTCACCAGGCACATGAAATATGCAAGAAGGCCAAGGACAATAATTATGACCTGGTAGTTATAGGCAGTCGCGGTTTAGGGGAAATCAAAAGCTTTCTGATGGGAAGTGTCAGCAAACAGGTTGTCCAGCACGCGGACTGCCCGGTACTAATCGTCCGCTAA
- a CDS encoding S1C family serine protease, protein MQNWRRNLLFVAIAAFVAGLMFSGASLLVQDLSPKADKSKYSASGSAAGVGPDTIANIVDKAGASVVKISTTVTVDVRRQNNPFFSDPFFRQFFGPGLSEPRQRQETGLGSGFIISQDGYIVTNEHVIDGAEQIEVTMKGSDKPSKATVVGSDFDLDLAVIKIDSSEKLPVLKMGDSEQIKVGNWVIAIGNPYGLDHTVTIGVISAKGRPVNIEQRQYKNLLQTDASINPGNSGGPLLNLDGEVVGINTAINAEAQGIGFAIPTSTVKSVLDELIQKGKVVHPWMGVQLQPVTEQIAEYYSLKNTDGALVAGVVKDSPAEKVGLQQGDIILEIDGQKIKSVDNLIDIVGQTKVGQKLKLLVHREKDFYVSIIVNEKPSQLTK, encoded by the coding sequence ATGCAGAACTGGAGGCGCAATCTTTTGTTTGTGGCCATAGCTGCTTTTGTGGCAGGGTTGATGTTTTCCGGTGCTTCCCTGCTGGTGCAAGATTTATCGCCCAAGGCAGACAAATCTAAATACTCGGCCAGTGGGTCAGCTGCAGGAGTAGGCCCTGATACAATTGCCAATATTGTGGATAAGGCCGGTGCTTCAGTGGTTAAAATCAGTACTACGGTTACTGTTGATGTGAGAAGGCAGAATAACCCGTTTTTCAGCGACCCGTTTTTTAGGCAGTTCTTCGGGCCAGGTTTATCTGAGCCCAGGCAGAGGCAGGAGACAGGTTTGGGTTCCGGCTTTATTATATCGCAGGATGGGTATATTGTGACTAATGAGCACGTAATAGACGGGGCCGAGCAAATAGAGGTTACTATGAAGGGCAGCGATAAGCCTTCTAAAGCAACTGTGGTGGGTTCTGATTTTGATTTGGATCTGGCGGTAATAAAAATCGACTCTTCAGAGAAGCTGCCGGTTTTGAAAATGGGAGATTCAGAGCAGATAAAAGTGGGAAACTGGGTAATAGCTATAGGCAATCCTTATGGACTGGACCATACTGTAACCATCGGGGTGATTAGTGCTAAAGGCAGGCCGGTTAATATAGAACAAAGGCAGTATAAAAATTTGCTGCAAACGGATGCCTCTATTAATCCCGGTAACAGCGGAGGCCCTCTCTTAAACCTGGACGGTGAAGTTGTGGGCATAAATACAGCTATTAATGCTGAGGCCCAGGGAATTGGCTTTGCTATTCCTACCAGTACCGTGAAGTCTGTGCTTGATGAGTTAATTCAAAAAGGCAAGGTTGTTCATCCCTGGATGGGAGTGCAATTGCAACCGGTTACCGAGCAAATTGCCGAATATTATAGTTTAAAGAATACGGATGGTGCTCTGGTAGCCGGTGTGGTAAAGGACAGCCCGGCAGAGAAAGTAGGTTTGCAGCAGGGTGATATTATCCTGGAAATTGACGGTCAGAAAATTAAGTCTGTTGATAATTTGATAGATATTGTAGGACAAACTAAGGTGGGTCAAAAGCTCAAGCTTTTAGTTCACCGGGAAAAGGATTTTTATGTTAGCATAATTGTCAATGAGAAGCCCTCCCAGCTTACTAAATAG
- a CDS encoding carbonic anhydrase — protein MSYFVPVNTVNDIFPEYQNTPIGRLLEYHNLDRPHDDYEHADILIGMCMDNRKRLHIPENFAYVIRTGGGNLRFSEFRVSYSIAIGGVKAIALLGHDNCGMVNLVSKQEKFINGLVEKAGWNREAAEAHFMHFAPMFEIGNEVDFVLSEAKRLRLRYPKILVAPLFYMLKENRLYLMNENA, from the coding sequence ATGTCTTATTTTGTGCCAGTTAATACGGTTAATGACATTTTTCCTGAGTATCAAAACACTCCCATCGGCAGACTATTGGAATACCACAACCTTGATCGTCCTCATGACGATTATGAACATGCCGATATTTTAATTGGCATGTGCATGGACAACAGAAAGAGGCTGCATATCCCTGAAAACTTTGCCTATGTAATTAGAACAGGCGGTGGCAATTTAAGATTTAGCGAGTTTCGTGTCTCCTACTCCATTGCAATTGGCGGTGTCAAAGCCATTGCCCTTCTCGGTCACGATAACTGCGGAATGGTTAACCTTGTCTCCAAACAGGAAAAATTTATTAACGGCTTGGTAGAAAAGGCAGGGTGGAACAGGGAGGCGGCAGAAGCTCACTTTATGCATTTTGCGCCTATGTTTGAGATTGGCAATGAAGTTGATTTTGTACTGAGCGAGGCTAAAAGATTGCGCTTGCGTTATCCCAAAATTCTCGTCGCACCCCTGTTTTACATGCTGAAAGAAAATAGATTGTATTTAATGAACGAAAACGCATAA
- a CDS encoding (Fe-S)-binding protein has protein sequence MLSQPDQLKDIQSQFQKCVRCGLCRSVCPIFKEDRRETAAPRGKVFLAQMLAEGEITPDSKAAQNLSMCLMCESCSSECPSGIEVHKIVSLARSMVNENNPSLTNKANKLIFKDLWSKPSLMNLSFNLIKTGQALGLLDFGTKSGLLPKSGRLLGELPGKPARQALPEIVPPTTRQKARTGYFLGCATNYLYPQVAFSTVKILSHLGCEVVIPRELTCCGLPQLANGEPAAGHNLARQNLQIFKRAGVEAVVCDCASCSATLAENWGQALPVYDAVKYIIQELKLDLSDKKQINNQPIKIVTYHDPCHLAKAQRIRQQPRQLLQMLPGVEYREMPGADNCCGGAGTFVVKNYDLSMRILDRKIASIKETGADIVATCCPTCTMQLKHGLDKHGLQIEVKHPLELLAETLGL, from the coding sequence GTGCTAAGTCAACCGGATCAATTAAAAGATATACAGAGTCAATTTCAAAAATGCGTGCGCTGCGGGCTCTGCCGATCGGTCTGTCCTATTTTTAAAGAAGACCGCAGGGAAACCGCAGCTCCCAGAGGCAAAGTATTTTTAGCACAAATGCTGGCAGAAGGAGAAATTACACCTGACAGCAAAGCCGCCCAAAACCTTTCCATGTGCCTGATGTGTGAATCCTGTTCCAGCGAGTGCCCTTCGGGAATCGAAGTGCACAAAATAGTCAGCCTGGCTCGATCCATGGTTAATGAAAACAATCCTTCATTAACAAACAAGGCAAATAAATTGATCTTCAAAGATTTATGGAGCAAACCTTCTTTAATGAATTTAAGTTTCAATCTAATTAAAACCGGTCAAGCACTCGGACTGCTGGATTTCGGCACCAAATCAGGACTGCTGCCAAAATCAGGACGCCTGCTGGGTGAACTGCCAGGGAAACCGGCACGACAGGCACTGCCGGAAATAGTACCCCCCACAACCAGACAAAAGGCGCGCACCGGGTATTTTTTGGGCTGTGCCACCAACTACCTCTATCCTCAAGTGGCTTTCAGTACAGTAAAAATACTGTCACACCTTGGCTGTGAAGTAGTAATACCTCGTGAACTAACCTGCTGCGGCTTGCCTCAGCTGGCTAACGGCGAACCTGCTGCCGGACACAATTTAGCCAGGCAAAACTTGCAAATCTTTAAACGGGCCGGGGTTGAAGCAGTAGTCTGTGACTGTGCTTCTTGCAGTGCTACCTTAGCGGAAAACTGGGGACAAGCTCTACCGGTATATGACGCCGTAAAATATATTATACAGGAATTAAAGCTGGATTTGTCAGATAAAAAACAAATTAATAATCAACCAATTAAAATAGTAACCTACCATGATCCCTGCCACCTAGCCAAAGCACAAAGAATCAGGCAGCAGCCACGACAATTACTGCAGATGCTGCCGGGCGTGGAATACAGGGAAATGCCCGGGGCCGATAACTGCTGCGGCGGTGCCGGCACTTTCGTCGTGAAAAACTATGATCTGAGCATGCGTATTCTGGATCGAAAAATCGCATCCATCAAAGAAACCGGTGCTGACATTGTAGCCACCTGCTGTCCTACCTGTACTATGCAGCTTAAACACGGTTTGGATAAGCACGGACTTCAAATTGAAGTAAAACACCCACTGGAACTCCTGGCCGAGACACTCGGGCTATAG
- a CDS encoding PadR family transcriptional regulator: MSKEEKVINKSFHNTSPEKLTYPAILLLLAKIEAHGYDIIQRLNQLEYIEGELETATVYRILRRMEQDKIIVSRWEHGEFGPARRKYQITQSGLQLLDNWVASIQTRKRQIELFLNSYKEYIIIKND; this comes from the coding sequence ATGAGTAAAGAGGAAAAGGTTATAAATAAAAGTTTTCACAATACTTCCCCGGAAAAACTGACTTACCCTGCAATACTGCTTCTACTGGCGAAGATTGAAGCACACGGCTATGACATTATTCAGCGCTTGAACCAGCTGGAATATATTGAGGGAGAACTTGAAACAGCAACCGTATACAGAATTTTAAGGCGTATGGAGCAGGATAAGATCATTGTCTCCCGCTGGGAACACGGCGAATTCGGGCCCGCCCGCAGAAAATATCAAATAACTCAATCGGGTTTGCAGCTGCTGGATAACTGGGTTGCTTCAATACAGACAAGAAAGCGGCAAATTGAGTTATTCCTTAACTCCTATAAAGAATATATAATAATAAAAAATGATTAG
- the larA gene encoding nickel-dependent lactate racemase, with protein MQIKLKYGNSYMTAEINDRHVAGVLLPKEQAEVDNPAGLVREALSRPIGTPLLSELAAQKKPDRVVVVVNDATRPTPYDHMLPPLLDEIHSAGIYKEQITLVIATGAHRPNTEEENRRIFSDSIVDNYRLVNHNCDENLFSLGQLSNGSDLLVNAEVAAADLLITTGIIIPHYIAGFSGGRKSILPGVAARPLITANHASMTDPRVDTARWKDNPVHQLMTEAARMAGVDFILNVVTNEKNRIVAVVAGDLEEAWQAGVNISSDLNLVDVKEPVDVVIAGSGGYPKDINLYQAQKPMDNASRVTKDNGTIILVAECSEGYGSPVFTNWMTEARNLQDIFERFDKGFVLGGHKAYAYARVLDKKEVILVSAMSEKDVKNMFMTCCHTLEEALNYAEKKHGPDYRAIIMPQAGLVLPRAGK; from the coding sequence ATGCAAATTAAATTGAAATACGGTAATTCTTATATGACGGCTGAGATTAATGACCGGCATGTAGCCGGTGTGTTATTGCCCAAGGAACAAGCAGAAGTGGATAATCCTGCCGGACTGGTAAGGGAAGCTCTAAGCAGGCCCATTGGTACCCCCCTATTATCAGAACTGGCAGCGCAAAAAAAGCCTGACAGGGTGGTGGTTGTCGTTAATGATGCTACCCGTCCTACACCCTATGACCATATGCTGCCTCCTTTGTTGGACGAAATTCACTCAGCCGGTATTTATAAAGAGCAAATAACCCTGGTTATCGCCACAGGAGCTCACCGTCCTAATACGGAAGAGGAAAACCGCCGGATATTCTCCGACAGTATTGTAGATAATTATCGCCTGGTTAACCACAACTGTGATGAAAACTTGTTTTCACTGGGACAATTGAGCAATGGCAGTGATTTGCTGGTAAATGCTGAAGTAGCTGCGGCTGATTTGCTGATAACCACAGGTATTATTATACCACATTATATAGCCGGTTTTTCCGGTGGTCGTAAATCTATTTTGCCGGGTGTAGCTGCCCGCCCGTTAATTACCGCCAATCACGCCAGTATGACGGACCCGCGTGTTGATACGGCCCGCTGGAAGGACAATCCCGTACATCAATTAATGACAGAGGCTGCCAGAATGGCCGGTGTGGATTTCATTTTAAACGTAGTGACCAATGAAAAAAACAGGATTGTTGCGGTTGTAGCCGGTGATCTCGAAGAGGCCTGGCAGGCGGGGGTAAACATATCTTCTGATTTAAATTTAGTGGATGTTAAAGAACCGGTTGACGTGGTAATTGCCGGTTCAGGCGGTTATCCAAAGGATATTAATCTTTACCAGGCACAAAAACCTATGGATAATGCATCGAGAGTAACTAAGGATAACGGTACGATTATTCTGGTAGCTGAATGTTCCGAGGGTTATGGCAGCCCTGTTTTCACAAACTGGATGACCGAGGCCAGGAACTTGCAGGACATATTTGAACGCTTTGATAAGGGCTTTGTCCTGGGTGGTCACAAAGCTTACGCATACGCAAGGGTGCTCGACAAAAAGGAAGTAATTCTCGTATCGGCTATGAGTGAGAAAGATGTTAAAAATATGTTCATGACCTGCTGCCATACTCTGGAGGAGGCTTTAAATTATGCGGAAAAAAAGCACGGGCCGGATTACAGGGCTATAATTATGCCCCAGGCAGGATTGGTCTTGCCGCGGGCAGGGAAATAG
- a CDS encoding FAD-binding oxidoreductase: MNQIFLTESLLKILSPEQVLSDEFDLKFYSYDSSFQAKLNRYFPDAVVFPRSTEEVAAVMRLAYEHGIPVTPRGAGTGETCGCLAVEGGLVMDLSTWDTIEEVDTANMQVFVRPGVVHANLNNHLASYGLFFPPDPGSSRMCTVGGMVANNSSGLRAVKYGTTEQYILGLEVVLPNGEVVITGGQKSRAIKNVSGLNLTKLFVGSEGILGIVTKIRLRVWPKPKSRGLAMAVFDNLEQAPQSVLDVYQGGILPSGIEILDDSAIKAINMYKPEINLPNAEAILLFEVDGNPAGVEWEGQQIKEIVSRRAVSVEWATEPNRINSLWQGRSVVATAAARVRPDGSRIFAGEDISVPLNRVTECLRRIKELAAQHGIAVVNYGHIGDGNVHTAPVINMDNQAEVEQVQKLTDAIHRLAVELGGATTGEHGVGAVRSRYAPAEHGRALNVMRMIKSVLDPKGIMNPGKLLPPEGDDSQC, encoded by the coding sequence TTGAATCAAATATTTTTAACTGAAAGTTTATTAAAGATTCTCAGCCCGGAGCAGGTGCTGTCTGACGAATTTGATTTAAAATTTTATTCCTATGACAGTTCTTTTCAGGCCAAACTTAACCGTTATTTCCCGGACGCTGTGGTATTTCCCCGTTCTACAGAGGAAGTTGCGGCGGTTATGCGACTGGCCTATGAACACGGCATTCCAGTCACACCCAGAGGCGCAGGCACAGGGGAAACCTGTGGCTGCCTGGCTGTCGAGGGCGGCTTGGTGATGGATTTATCCACCTGGGATACTATTGAAGAAGTCGATACAGCCAATATGCAGGTTTTCGTTCGCCCCGGAGTAGTTCACGCCAATTTAAATAACCATCTGGCCTCTTACGGCTTATTTTTTCCGCCCGATCCCGGCAGCAGCCGCATGTGCACCGTCGGAGGCATGGTTGCCAACAACTCCAGCGGTTTGAGAGCAGTCAAGTACGGCACTACAGAGCAATACATACTTGGCCTGGAGGTAGTATTGCCCAACGGTGAGGTTGTTATCACCGGAGGACAAAAGTCAAGAGCTATAAAAAACGTTTCCGGGCTGAATTTAACTAAGCTTTTCGTTGGCTCGGAAGGTATCCTGGGTATTGTGACAAAGATAAGGCTGCGCGTCTGGCCAAAACCCAAAAGCCGGGGATTGGCAATGGCAGTCTTTGACAACCTGGAACAAGCCCCCCAGTCAGTGCTGGATGTCTACCAGGGCGGCATTCTGCCCTCCGGCATTGAAATCCTGGACGATTCAGCCATTAAAGCTATTAACATGTATAAACCGGAAATCAACCTTCCGAATGCCGAAGCCATCCTGCTTTTTGAAGTGGACGGAAACCCGGCAGGTGTGGAATGGGAAGGCCAACAGATAAAAGAAATCGTCTCCCGCAGGGCCGTCAGTGTTGAATGGGCCACTGAGCCCAACAGAATCAACAGTCTCTGGCAAGGACGCTCAGTGGTAGCAACCGCTGCGGCCCGTGTCCGTCCCGACGGCAGTAGAATTTTCGCCGGAGAAGATATCAGTGTGCCACTAAACAGGGTTACCGAATGCCTGCGCCGCATCAAAGAATTAGCTGCCCAACATGGGATTGCTGTAGTGAACTACGGCCATATCGGGGACGGCAATGTCCATACTGCTCCCGTGATCAATATGGACAACCAGGCAGAAGTTGAACAGGTACAAAAACTGACCGATGCCATCCACCGCCTGGCGGTTGAACTTGGCGGTGCCACTACCGGAGAACACGGTGTCGGTGCGGTCAGATCCCGCTACGCTCCCGCGGAACATGGCAGAGCACTTAATGTAATGAGAATGATTAAATCTGTCTTGGATCCCAAAGGCATTATGAATCCCGGCAAATTACTTCCCCCGGAGGGAGACGATAGCCAGTGCTAA